One genomic window of Medicago truncatula cultivar Jemalong A17 chromosome 1, MtrunA17r5.0-ANR, whole genome shotgun sequence includes the following:
- the LOC25482804 gene encoding uncharacterized protein produces MEILISVVAKIAEYTVVPIGRQASYLIFYKGNFKTLKDHVEDLEAARERMIHSVERERGNGRDIEKDVLNWLEKVNEVIEKANGLQNDPRRPNVRCSTWLFPNLILRHQLSRKATKIAKDVVQVQGKGIFDQVGYLPPPDVLPSSSPRDGENYDTRESLKDDIVKALADLNSHNIGVYGLGGVGKTTLVEKVALIAKKNKMFDKVVTTHVSENPDFKTIQGEIADSLGLQFVEETVLGRANRLRQRIKMEKNILVILDDIWSILDLKKVGIPFGNKHNGCKLLMTSRNQDVLLKMDVPMEFTFKLELMNENETWSLFQFMAGDVVEDRNLKDVAVQVAKKCEGLPLMVVTVARAMKNKRDVQSWKDALRKLQSTDHTEMDAITYSALELSYNSLESDEMKDLFLLFALLLGNDIEYFLKVAMGLDILKHINAIDDARNRLYTIIKSLKATCLLLEVKTGGRIQMHDFVRDFAISIARRDKHVFLRKQFDEEWTTKDFFKRCTQIILDGCCIHELPQMIDCPNIKLFYLGSMNQSLEIPDTFFEGMRSLRVLDLTHLNLSSLPTSFRLLTDLQTLCLDFCILENMDAIEALQNLEILRLCKSSMIKLPREIGKLTQLRMLDLSHSGIEVVPPNIISSLSKLEELYMGNTSINWEDVNSKVQNENASIAELRKLPHLTALELQVRETWMLPRDLQLVFEKLERYKIAIGDVWEWSDIEDGTLKTLMLKLGTNIHLEHGIKALIKCVENLYLDDVDGIQNVLPNLNREGFTLLKHLHVQNNTNLNHIVDNKERNQIHASFPILETLVLLNLRNLEHICHGQPSVASFGSLSVIKVKNCVQLKYLFSFTMVKGLSHLCKIEVCECNSMKEIVFRDNNSSANNDITDEKIEFLQLRSLTLEHLETLDNFFSYYLTHSRNKQKCHGLEPCDSAPFFNAQVVFPNLDTLKFSSLLNLNKVWDDNHQSMCNLTSLIVDNCVGLKYLFPSTLVESFMNLKHLEISNCHMMEEIIAKKDRNNALKEVRFLNLEKIILKDMDSLKTIWHYQFETSKMLEVNNCKKIVVVFPSSMQNTYNELEKLEVTNCALVEEIFELTFNENNSEEVTTHLKEVTIDGLWNLKKIWSGDPEEILSFQNLINVKVVNCASLEYLLPFSIATRCSHLKKLGIKWCENIKEIVAEEKESSLSAAPIFEFNQLSTLLLWNSPKLNGFYAGNHTLECPSLREINVSRCTKLKLFRTLSTRSSNFRDDKPSVLTQPPLFIAEEVIPNLELLRMVQADADMILQTQNSSALFSKMTSIGLTSYNTEEARFPYWFLENVHTLEKLHVEWSCFKKIFQDKGEISEKTRTQIKTLMLNELPKLQYICDEGSQIDPVLEFLEYLKVRSCSSLTNLMPSSVTLNHLTQLEIIKCNGLKYLFTTPTAQSLDKLTVLQIEDCSSLEEIITGVENVDIAFVSLQILNLECLPSLVKFCSSECFMKFPSLEKVIVGECPRMKIFSAGHTSTPILQKVKIAENDSEWHWKGNLNNTIYNMFEDKVGFVSFKHLQLSEYPELKELWYGQHEHNTFRSLKYLVVHKCDFLSDVLFQPNLLEVLMNLEELDVEDCNSLEAVFDLKDEFAKEIVVRNSTQLKKLKISNLPKLKHVWKEDAFPSLDTLKLSSLLNLNKVWDDNHQSMCNLTSLIVDNCVGLKYLFPSTLVKSFMNLKHLEISNCPMMEEIIAKKERNNALKEVHLLKLEKIILKDMDNLKSIWHHQFETLKMLEVNNCKKIVVVFPSSMQNTYNELEKLEVTNCALVEEIFELNFNENNSEEVMTQLKEVTIDGLFKLKKIWSGDPQGILSFQNLIYVLLDGCTSLEYLLPLSVATRCSHLKELGIKWCENMKEIVAEEKESSLSAAPIFEFNQLSTLLLWHSPKLNGFYAGNHTLLCPSLRNIGVSRCTKLKLFRTLSNFQDDKHSVSTKQPLFIAEQVIPNLEMLRMQQTDADVILQSQNSSALLSKMTILGLACYNTEEATFPYWFLENVHTLEKLQVEWSCFKKIFQDKGEISEKTHTQIKTLMLNELPKLQHICDEGSQIDPVLEFLEYLRVRSCSSLTNLMPSSVTLNHLTQLEIIKCNGLKYLFTTPTARSLDKLTVLKIKDCNSLEEVVNGVENVDIAFISLQILMLECLPSLIKFCSSKCFMKFPLLEKVIVRECSRMKIFSAGDTSTPILQKVKIAENDSEWHWKGNLNDTIYNMFEDKAITSVEVIQTRRKYRRWKAKK; encoded by the exons atGGAAATTTTAATTTCTGTTGTTGCAAAAATAGCAGAATATACTGTTGTGCCTATTGGACGTCAAGCAAGTTACTTGATATTCTACAAAGGTAACTTCAAGACGTTAAAGGATCATGTTGAAGACCTTGAGGCTGCAAGAGAAAGAATGATCCATTCGGTTGAAAGAGAAAGGGGAAATGGTAGAGACATTGAAAAAGATGTTCTGAATTGGTTGGAGAAAGTGAACGAGGTCATTGAAAAGGCGAATGGGCTTCAAAACGATCCTCGTCGTCCCAATGTTAGGTGCTCAACATGGTTGTTCCCCAACTTGATTTTACGTCATCAACTAAGTAGGAAAGCCACAAAAATTGCAAAAGATGTTGTTCAAGTTCAAGGAAAAGGGATTTTTGATCAAGTTGGTTACCTTCCCCCTCCAGATGTATTACCCTCCTCCTCACCAAGAGATGGTGAAAATTATGACACAAGGGAGTCGCTTAAGGATGACATTGTGAAGGCTTTAGCAGATCTTAATTCACATAACATTGGAGTCTATGGGTTGGGTGGGGTGGGTAAGACCACTCTGGTGGAGAAAGTTGCTCTAATAgcgaagaaaaacaaaatgttcGATAAAGTGGTTACAACACATGTATCTGAAAACCCAGACTTTAAAACAATTCAAGGAGAGATTGCAGATTCTTTGGGTTTGCAATTCGTTGAGGAGACTGTTCTTGGCAGAGCAAATCGCCTAAGACAGAGAATCAAGATGGAGAAAAATATCCTTGTCATTTTAGATGATATTTGGAGTATACTTGATTTGAAGAAAGTGGGAATTCCATTTGGAAATAAACATAATGGTTGCAAATTGTTGATGACTAGTAGAAATCAAGATGTGTTACTAAAAATGGATGTTCCAATGGAGTTCACTTTCAAACTTGAACttatgaatgaaaatgagaCATGGAGCTTGTTTCAATTTATGGCCGGAGATGTGGTTGAAGATAGAAATTTGAAAGATGTAGCAGTTCAAGTTGCCAAAAAATGTGAAGGTTTGCCTCTTATGGTAGTGACAGTAGCACGTGCAATGAAAAATAAGAGGGATGTCCAATCTTGGAAAGACGCACTAAGGAAATTACAAAGTACTGATCATACAGAGATGGATGCGATAACTTATTCTGCTTTGGAATTGAGTTACAACTCTTTGGAGAGTGATGAAATGAAAGATCTCTTCTTGCTTTTTGCATTACTGCTAGGTAATGATATAGAGTACTTTCTCAAAGTTGCAATGGGATTGGACATATTGAAGCATATTAATGCCATTGATGATGCAAGAAACAGACTTTACACAATAATCAAATCTTTGAAGGCGACTTGTCTTTTGCTTGAAGTTAAAACAGGTGGAAGGATTCAAATGCATGACTTTGTTCGTGATTTTGCTATCTCCATAGCACGCAGGGACAAACATGTATTTCTAAGAAAACAATTTGATGAGGAATGGACAACCAAGGATTTTTTCAAAAGGTGCACGCAGATCATTCTCGATGGGTGTTGTATTCACGAGCTTCCTCAAATGATTGATTGTCCAAACATTAAGCTTTTCTATTTGGGCAGTATGAATCAATCTTTAGAAATCCCTGATACTTTTTTTGAGGGTATGAGAAGCCTTAGAGTGCTAGATTTAACACACTTGAACTTGTCATCATTACCCACATCATTTCGGTTGCTAACAGACCTTCAAACATTATGTTTGGATTTTTGCATTTTGGAAAATATGGATGCAATAGAAGCTTTGCAAAATTTAGAAATTCTTAGACTCTGTAAATCTTCAATGATCAAGTTGCCAAGAGAAATAGGGAAATTAACTCAATTAAGAATGCTTGATTTGAGCCATTCAGGAATAGAAGTGGTCCCACCCAACATCATATCAAGTTTATCTAAATTGGAGGAGTTGTACATGGGAAATACCTCTATAAACTGGGAAGATGTGAATTCAaaagttcaaaatgaaaatgctAGCATTGCCGAACTTCGAAAACTACCACACTTGACAGCTTTAGAATTACAAGTTCGTGAGACTTGGATGTTGCCAAGGGACTTGCAATTGGTGTTTGAGAAGctggaaagatataaaatagctATTGGAGATGTATGGGAATGGTCTGACATTGAGGATGGAACCTTAAAAACATTGATGCTCAAACTTGGTACAAACATACATTTGGAGCATGGAATTAAAGCATTGATTAAATGTGTTGAGAATTTGTATTTGGATGATGTAGATGGAATTCAAAATGTGCTTCCTAACCTAAATAGAGAAGGATTTACATTGCTGAAACATCTCCACGTCCAAAATAATACTAACTTGAATCACATTGTCGACAATAAAGAGAGAAATCAAATCCATGCGTCCTTTCCCATCTTGGAAACACTTGTACTTCTTAATCTTAGAAATTTGGAGCATATATGTCATGGTCAACCTTCAGTTGCTTCTTTTGGAAGTCTCAGtgttatcaaagtaaaaaattgcGTCCAGTTAAAGTATCTTTTCTCCTTTACAATGGTTAAAGGACTTTCTCACCTTTGTAAGATTGAAGTTTgtgagtgcaattctatgaaGGAGATAGTGTTCAGAGACAACAATTCAAGTGCTAATAATGATATTACTGATGAAAAAATCGAGTTTCTTCAATTGCGTTCTTTGACTTTAGAACATTTGGAGACACTTGATAATTTCTTCTCATATTATTTGACACATTCTAGAAATAAGCAAAAGTGTCATGGTTTAGAGCCGTGTGATTCTGCACCATTTTTTAATGCTCAg GTTGTATTTCCTAATTTGGATACCCTTAAATTTAGCTCACTTCTCAATTTGAATAAAGTCTGGGATgacaatcatcaatcaatgtGCAACTTGACTAGCTTGATTGTGGATAATTGTGTTGGATTGAAGTATTTATTTCCCTCTACTTTGGTTGAAAGTTTTATGAACCTCAAACACCTTGAAATAAGTAACTGTCATATGATGGAGGAGATAATAGCTAAAAAAGACAGAAACAATGCATTGAAAGAg GTTcgttttttaaatttagaaaaaatcatattGAAGGATATGGACAGCTTGAAGACAATATGGCATTACCAATTTGAAACATCCAAGATGTTGGAAGTGAACAATTGTAAGAAAATTGTGGTGGTTTTTCCTTCTTCAATGCAAAATACATATAATGAGCTTGAGAAGTTGGAGGTTACAAATTGTGCTTTAGTTGAAGAGATATTTGAATTGACTTTCAATGAAAATAACAGTGAAGAGGTTACAACACATTTGAAAGAAGTTACTATAGATGGATTGTGGAATCTGAAAAAGATATGGAGTGGAGATCCGGAAGAAATTCttagttttcaaaatctaataaaTGTAAAAGTAGTAAATTGTGCAAGCTTGGAGTATTTATTACCATTCTCCATAGCCACTCGTTGCTCACATCTCAAGAAACTTGGTATAAAATGGTGTGAAAACATTAAGGAAATTGTTGCAGAGGAGAAAGAATCTAGCTTGAGTGCAGCTCCCATATTTGAGTTTAATCAACTAAGTACTTTATTGCTTTGGAACTCACCTAAACTCAATGGTTTCTATGCTGGAAATCATACTCTAGAATGTCCATCATTGAGAGAAATTAATGTCTCTAGATGTACAAAGTTGAAATTGTTCAGAACACTATCTACAAGAAGCTCCAATTTTCGAGATGACAAACCCTCTGTTTTAACGCAACCACCACTTTTCATTGCCGAAGAG gtGATTCCAAACTTGGAGCTGTTGAGGATGGTACAGGCAGATGCTGACATGATATTGCAAACTCAAAACTCAAGTGCCCTCTTTAGCAAAATGACTTCTATTGGCTTGACTAGCTATAACACTGAAGAGGCAAGATTTCCTTATTGGTTTCTTGAAAATGTGCATACTCTTGAGAAACTACATGTTGAGTGGAGTTGCTTCAAGAAGATATTTCAAGATAAAGGAGAAATAAGTGAGAAGACTCGTACACAAATCAAAACACTGATGTTGAATGAATTACCTAAACTTCAATATATATGTGATGAAGGATCTCAAATTGACCCagttcttgagttccttgaatACTTAAAGGTTCGTAGTTGTTCTAGTTTGACAAATTTGATGCCTTCCTCTGTCACACTTAATCATCTGACGCAGTTGGAGATAATAAAATGCAATGGgctaaaatatttattcacaACTCCTACGGCGCAAAGTTTAGACAAACTCACGGTGCTGCAGATAGAAGATTGTAGTTCACTTGAAGAAATAATTACTGGAGTAGAAAATGTTGACATTGCTTTTGTTAGtttacaaattttgaatttggaaTGTTTGCCAAGCCTCGTCAAATTTTGCTCTAGTGAGTGTTTCATGAAGTTTCCGTCATTGGAGAAAGTAATTGTTGGCGAATGTCCTCGCATGAAGATTTTTTCTGCCGGACACACAAGTACACCAATTCTTCAAAAAGTCAAAATTGCAGAAAATGATTCAGAATGGCATTGGAAGGGAAACCTAAACAATACAATATACAACATGTTCGAAGATAAG GTGGGATTTGTTAGTTTCAAGCATTTACAACTATCTGAATATCCCGAGTTAAAAGAATTGTGGTATGGTCAACACGAGCATAACACATTTAGGAGTTTGAAGTATCTAGTGGTtcataaatgtgattttttgtcCGATGTGCTCTTTCAACCTAACTTGTTAGAAGTGCTGATGAATCTGGAAGAATTAGATGTGGAGGATTGTAATTCATTAGAAGCAGTTTTTGATTTGAAAGATGAATTTGCCAAAGAAATTGTTGTGCGGAATTCTACTCAattgaagaaactaaaaatatCTAATCTTCCAAAACTGAAGCATGTATGGAAAGAG GATGCATTTCCTAGTTTGGATACCCTTAAATTGAGCTCACTTCTCAATTTGAATAAAGTCTGGGATGACAATCATCAATCTATGTGCAACTTGACTAGCTTGATTGTGGATAATTGTGTTGGATTGAAGTATTTATTTCCCTCTACTTTGGTTAAAAGTTTTATGAACCTCAAACACCTTGAAATAAGTAATTGTCCTATGATGGAGGAGATAATAGCTAAAAAGGAGAGAAATAATGCATtaaaagag gTTCATTTAttgaaattagagaaaattatacTGAAGGATATGGACAACTTGAAGTCAATATGGCACCACCAATTTGAAACATTGAAGATGTTGGAAGTGAACAATTGTAAGAAAATTGTGGTGGTTTTTCCTTCTTCAATGCAAAACACATATAATGAGCTAGAGAAGTTGGAGGTCACAAACTGTGCTTTAGTTGAAGAGATATTCGAATTGAATTTCAATGAAAATAACAGTGAAGAGGTTATGACACAATTGAAAGAGGTTACTATAGATGGACTGTTCAAGTTGAAAAAGATATGGAGTGGAGATCCTCAAGGAATTCttagttttcaaaatctaaTATATGTACTACTAGATGGTTGTACAAGCTTGGAATATCTATTACCACTCTCCGTAGCCACTCGTTGCTCACATCTCAAGGAACTTGGTATAAAATGGTGTGAAAACATGAAGGAAATTGTTGCAGAGGAGAAAGAATCTAGCTTGAGTGCAGCTCCCATATTTGAGTTTAATCAACTAAGTACTTTATTACTTTGGCACTCACCTAAACTCAATGGTTTCTATGCTGGAAATCACACTCTGCTATGTCCATCTTTGAGGAATATTGGTGTCTCTAGATGTACAAAGTTGAAATTGTTCAGAACTCTATCCAATTTTCAAGATGACAAACACTCTGTTTCAACGAAACAACCACTTTTTATTGCCGAACAG GTGATTCCAAACTTGGAAATGTTGAGGATGCAACAGACGGATGCTGACGTGATATTGCAATCTCAAAACTCAAGTGCCCTCCTTAGCAAAATGACCATTCTTGGTTTGGCTTGCTATAACACTGAAGAGGCTACATTTCCTTATTGGTTTCTTGAAAATGTGCATACTCTTGAGAAACTACAGGTTGAGTGGAGTTGCTTCAAGAAGATATTTCAAGATAAAGGAGAAATAAGTGAGAAGACTCATACACAAATCAAAACACTGATGTTGAATGAATTACCTAAACTTCAACATATATGTGATGAAGGATCTCAAATTGACCCagttcttgagttccttgaatACTTAAGGGTTCGTAGTTGTTCTAGTTTGACAAATTTGATGCCTTCCTCCGTCACCCTTAATCATCTGACGCAGTTGGAGATAATAAAATGCAATGGgctaaaatatttattcacaACTCCTACTGCACGAAGTCTGGACAAGCTCACAGTGCTGAAGATAAAAGATTGTAATTCACTTGAAGAAGTAGTTAATGGAGTAGAAAATGTTGACATTGCTTTTATTAGTTTACAAATTTTGATGTTGGAATGTTTGCCAAGCCTCATCAAATTTTGCTCTAGTAAGTGTTTCATGAAGTTTCCGTTGTTGGAGAAAGTAATTGTGAGGGAATGTTCTCGTATGAAGATTTTTTCTGCTGGAGACACAAGCACACCAATTCTTCAAAAAGTCAAAATTGCAGAAAATGATTCAGAATGGCATTGGAAGGGAAACTTAAACGATACAATATACAACATGTTTGAAGATAAG GCCATAACTTCGGTTGAGGTTATCCAAACTAGGCGTAAGTATAGGCGTTGGAAAGCTAAGAAATAG